A DNA window from Mesorhizobium sp. C432A contains the following coding sequences:
- a CDS encoding YcgN family cysteine cluster protein, producing METPFWKTKTLEAMTPTEWESLCDGCGKCCLSKLEDEDTGEIYWTSVGCRLFDGQSCRCSDYANRLARVPDCVGLTPQNVRTITWLPKTCAYRLVAEGHDLYWWHRLVSGSAETVHDAGISMRGRVRASETDLAEPDDYFDYMLDDEP from the coding sequence ATGGAAACGCCGTTCTGGAAGACCAAGACGCTGGAAGCGATGACGCCCACCGAGTGGGAATCGCTGTGCGACGGCTGCGGAAAATGCTGCCTGTCTAAACTCGAGGACGAGGATACCGGCGAGATCTACTGGACATCAGTCGGCTGCCGGCTGTTCGATGGGCAAAGCTGCCGCTGTTCGGACTATGCCAACCGGCTGGCGCGCGTGCCGGACTGTGTCGGGCTGACGCCGCAGAATGTGCGCACCATCACGTGGCTGCCGAAAACCTGTGCCTACCGGCTGGTTGCCGAGGGGCACGACCTCTATTGGTGGCACAGGCTGGTGTCGGGAAGTGCCGAGACCGTTCATGATGCCGGCATCTCCATGCGCGGCCGCGTCCGCGCCAGTGAGACCGATCTGGCCGAGCCGGACGATTATTTCGACTATATGCTCGACGACGAGCCCTGA
- a CDS encoding phosphotriesterase has product MDHLFDDKPRERAPIGVRSGTVMTVTGPVAIADMGVTLMHEHILLDGATSWKCPCHPDETKIAEQPVSMEIIGELRMNPYMNRDNVSLEDSDLALSELAKYRALGGHTVVDATNIGIGRDPVKLARIARASGLRIVMGTGFYLQHTHPVWLKAMDVDDVTEFLVNDVGGGSAQPEIIAGIIGEVGVSKDFTDEERKSLRASARAAKMTGVPLTIHLPGWERLAHDVLDVVEAEGADLRHTVLCHMNPSHNDLAYQQSLAARGAFLEYDMIGMDFYYADQDAQSPSDEQNARAIRSLIDMGLLDRILLSQDVFLKIMLTRFGGFGYGFILKHFVPRLKRHGVEQSAIDTMLIDNPKTVFAEGL; this is encoded by the coding sequence ATGGATCATCTGTTCGACGACAAGCCAAGGGAACGGGCACCGATCGGTGTTCGCTCCGGCACGGTGATGACCGTTACCGGCCCGGTTGCGATTGCCGATATGGGCGTGACGCTGATGCATGAACACATACTGCTCGATGGCGCGACGTCGTGGAAATGCCCTTGCCATCCCGACGAGACGAAGATCGCCGAGCAGCCGGTCAGCATGGAGATCATCGGCGAGTTGCGGATGAACCCCTACATGAACCGCGACAACGTCTCGCTCGAGGACAGCGACCTAGCCCTTTCGGAGTTGGCGAAATACCGGGCGCTCGGCGGCCATACCGTGGTGGATGCGACCAACATTGGCATTGGCCGCGATCCGGTGAAGCTGGCGCGCATCGCCCGCGCCTCTGGATTGCGGATCGTCATGGGGACGGGCTTCTACCTGCAGCACACCCATCCCGTCTGGCTGAAAGCGATGGACGTTGACGACGTCACCGAATTCCTCGTCAATGATGTCGGCGGCGGGTCGGCGCAGCCCGAAATCATTGCCGGCATTATCGGTGAGGTTGGCGTCAGCAAGGATTTTACCGACGAGGAGCGCAAGTCGCTGCGGGCCTCCGCCCGTGCGGCCAAGATGACCGGCGTGCCGCTGACGATTCATCTGCCCGGCTGGGAGCGGCTGGCGCATGATGTGCTTGACGTGGTCGAGGCAGAAGGCGCCGATCTCCGGCATACGGTGCTTTGCCACATGAACCCCAGCCACAACGATCTTGCCTACCAGCAAAGCCTCGCCGCGCGTGGCGCCTTCCTGGAATACGACATGATCGGCATGGATTTCTACTATGCCGACCAGGATGCGCAGTCGCCGTCCGACGAGCAGAATGCGCGGGCGATCCGCTCGCTGATCGATATGGGACTGCTCGACAGGATTCTGCTGTCGCAGGACGTCTTTCTCAAGATCATGCTGACCCGCTTCGGCGGTTTCGGCTACGGCTTCATCCTCAAGCATTTCGTGCCGAGACTGAAACGCCATGGTGTCGAGCAGTCGGCAATCGACACGATGCTCATCGACAATCCAAAGACTGTGTTCGCCGAGGGCCTCTGA
- a CDS encoding substrate-binding domain-containing protein produces the protein MRLTKILSGCAAAIAMTLALGSASAMAETYALVTINQQALFFNQINDGATAAAKAAGVDLVIFNANNVPSAQNDAIENYITQKVDGIILVAIDVNGVKPAITAAKAAGIPVIAIDAQIPNGDNVAFVGVDNTKAGEDIGKFYAEYVKTKLSGTAKIGVVGALNSFIQNQRLDGFKKAVTDSGQKVTFLDTVDGQNVQDVALSASENLMTANPDMTTLYATGEPALLGAVSAVSSQARTGDVKVFGWDLTKSAVQGLEEGWVVAVVQQDPAGEGKAAIEAFVKLKKGEKIDPIINVPITIVTKENVGQFKDMFK, from the coding sequence ATGCGTCTTACCAAGATCCTTTCAGGCTGCGCCGCAGCCATCGCCATGACCCTCGCCCTCGGCTCTGCTTCCGCCATGGCCGAGACCTATGCGCTGGTGACCATCAACCAGCAGGCCCTGTTCTTCAACCAGATCAATGACGGCGCAACGGCTGCCGCAAAGGCTGCCGGCGTCGACCTCGTCATCTTCAACGCCAACAATGTACCAAGCGCGCAGAACGACGCCATCGAGAACTACATCACCCAGAAGGTCGACGGCATCATTCTCGTCGCCATCGATGTCAACGGTGTGAAGCCGGCCATCACCGCGGCCAAAGCCGCCGGCATTCCGGTCATCGCGATTGACGCGCAGATCCCAAATGGCGACAACGTCGCCTTCGTCGGCGTTGACAACACCAAGGCAGGCGAGGATATCGGCAAGTTCTACGCCGAATACGTGAAGACTAAGCTGAGCGGCACCGCCAAGATCGGCGTCGTTGGCGCGCTCAATTCGTTTATCCAGAACCAGCGCCTCGACGGCTTCAAGAAGGCTGTCACCGACAGCGGCCAGAAGGTCACCTTCCTCGACACGGTCGACGGCCAGAACGTCCAGGACGTCGCCCTGTCCGCCTCCGAAAACCTGATGACCGCCAATCCTGACATGACGACGCTTTACGCGACCGGCGAGCCGGCTCTGCTCGGCGCGGTTTCCGCCGTCTCCAGCCAGGCCCGTACGGGCGACGTCAAGGTGTTCGGCTGGGACCTGACCAAGTCGGCGGTGCAGGGTCTCGAAGAGGGCTGGGTGGTCGCTGTCGTCCAGCAGGATCCGGCCGGTGAAGGCAAGGCTGCCATCGAAGCTTTCGTCAAGCTCAAGAAGGGCGAGAAGATCGACCCGATCATCAACGTTCCGATCACCATCGTGACCAAGGAAAATGTCGGCCAGTTCAAGGACATGTTCAAGTAG
- a CDS encoding ATP-binding cassette domain-containing protein: MSDGETYRVRMTGISKRYGPIQTLDDVSLNLKPGEVLGLVGDNGAGKSTLSKVLSGAVIPDAGTIEIDGKAVSFSSPADARAARVEMVYQDLSLCDTVDVAGNLFLGREPRRRVLGVPFLDNKRMHGETRQMLDRLGIVIADTKLKVENLSGGQRQSIAIGRAASFDPSVLIMDEPTAALAVAEVEAVLELIRAVSARGVSVILITHRLQDLFLVCDRIQVMYEGRNVAERKIGETSIEEVVNLIVGRKFTARSARASRDEGVQP; this comes from the coding sequence ATGAGCGATGGCGAGACCTACCGCGTCAGGATGACCGGTATTTCCAAACGGTACGGCCCTATCCAGACGCTGGACGATGTCTCGCTGAACCTGAAGCCTGGCGAAGTGCTCGGCCTGGTCGGCGACAATGGCGCCGGCAAATCCACCTTGAGCAAGGTCCTGTCCGGTGCGGTAATTCCTGATGCCGGCACCATCGAGATCGATGGCAAGGCGGTGTCTTTCTCGTCGCCGGCCGATGCCCGCGCCGCACGGGTGGAGATGGTCTACCAGGACCTTTCGCTCTGCGACACGGTGGATGTGGCGGGCAATCTCTTCCTCGGCCGCGAACCGCGTCGCCGCGTTCTCGGCGTCCCCTTTCTCGACAACAAGCGCATGCATGGCGAGACGCGCCAGATGCTCGACCGGCTCGGCATCGTCATTGCCGATACCAAGCTCAAGGTCGAAAACCTCTCCGGCGGCCAGCGCCAGTCGATCGCCATCGGCCGCGCCGCTTCTTTCGACCCCTCGGTGCTGATCATGGACGAGCCGACGGCCGCCCTTGCTGTGGCGGAAGTCGAGGCGGTTCTGGAACTCATCCGCGCCGTCAGCGCCCGTGGTGTCAGCGTCATCCTCATCACCCATCGCCTGCAGGACCTGTTCCTGGTCTGCGATCGTATCCAGGTCATGTACGAAGGCCGCAATGTCGCCGAGCGCAAGATCGGCGAGACCAGCATCGAGGAGGTCGTCAACCTGATCGTCGGCCGCAAATTCACCGCGCGCTCGGCCCGCGCAAGCCGCGATGAGGGGGTCCAACCATGA
- a CDS encoding TIGR00645 family protein, protein MKRLELAIESIILASRWLLVVFYIGLALALAVYALSFGKKLYEFVMVAFTLDDTDTILKMLGLIDAALVASLVVMVIISGYENFVSRFDDQDGGVHWLGTIDVGSLKVKVASTIVAISSIHLLQVFLNSSSYTIDQLMWLTIIHLAFVVSALMLAYIDRLMGLSKGKKGEE, encoded by the coding sequence ATGAAACGTCTCGAACTCGCCATCGAATCGATCATCCTCGCCTCACGCTGGCTGCTGGTGGTTTTCTACATCGGGCTGGCCCTGGCGCTCGCCGTCTATGCGCTGTCCTTCGGCAAAAAACTCTACGAGTTCGTCATGGTCGCCTTCACACTCGACGACACCGACACCATCCTGAAGATGCTCGGCCTCATCGACGCCGCACTTGTCGCCTCGCTGGTGGTGATGGTGATCATCTCCGGCTACGAGAATTTCGTCAGCCGCTTCGACGACCAGGATGGCGGTGTGCACTGGCTGGGTACGATCGATGTCGGTTCGCTGAAGGTCAAGGTCGCCTCGACCATCGTCGCTATTTCCTCGATCCACCTGTTGCAGGTGTTCCTGAATTCGTCTTCCTATACGATCGACCAGCTGATGTGGCTGACCATCATCCACCTCGCTTTCGTCGTCTCGGCGCTGATGCTGGCCTATATCGACCGGCTGATGGGACTGAGCAAAGGCAAGAAGGGCGAGGAGTGA
- a CDS encoding NAD(P)-dependent oxidoreductase, producing MSLKGKTLFISGGSRGIGLSIALRAARDGANVTIAAKTAEPHPKLPGTIYSAAEEIEQAGGKALPVLCDIREEAQVAEAVAKTVEKFGGIDICVNNASAIQLASTLETDMKRYDLMHQINTRGTFLVSKMCIPHLKLAENPHILNLAPPLDMKAKWFKNHVAYTMAKFGMSMCTLGMSAEFAKDGIAVNSLWPISTIDTAAVRNLLGGATVAAMSRLPDIMADAAHAIFLRPSRETSGNFYIDEEVLRAEGVTDFAAYAPGATGPLAGDFFVPDAVFANSPTNVKSIY from the coding sequence ATGTCGCTCAAGGGAAAGACGCTGTTCATCTCCGGCGGGTCGCGCGGCATCGGTCTTTCGATCGCGCTGCGCGCTGCGCGCGACGGCGCCAATGTGACGATCGCGGCCAAGACCGCCGAGCCGCACCCGAAGCTGCCGGGCACGATCTACTCGGCAGCTGAGGAGATCGAGCAGGCCGGCGGCAAGGCGCTGCCTGTTTTGTGCGACATCCGCGAGGAGGCGCAGGTGGCCGAGGCGGTTGCCAAGACCGTCGAAAAGTTCGGCGGCATCGATATTTGCGTCAACAATGCCAGCGCCATCCAGCTCGCCAGCACGCTGGAGACCGACATGAAGCGCTACGATCTGATGCACCAGATCAACACGCGCGGCACTTTCCTGGTGTCGAAAATGTGCATTCCGCACCTGAAGTTGGCTGAGAATCCTCACATTCTGAATCTGGCACCGCCGCTCGATATGAAGGCCAAATGGTTCAAGAACCACGTCGCCTACACCATGGCCAAGTTCGGCATGTCGATGTGCACGCTGGGGATGAGCGCCGAGTTTGCCAAGGACGGCATCGCGGTCAATTCGCTGTGGCCGATCTCGACCATCGACACGGCGGCGGTGCGCAATCTGCTCGGTGGCGCGACGGTCGCGGCGATGAGCCGCTTGCCCGACATCATGGCCGATGCCGCACACGCCATCTTCCTGCGGCCATCGCGCGAGACATCAGGCAATTTCTACATCGATGAAGAGGTGCTGCGGGCCGAGGGCGTGACCGATTTCGCGGCCTACGCGCCAGGCGCGACCGGGCCGCTGGCCGGCGACTTTTTCGTGCCGGACGCGGTATTTGCCAATTCGCCGACGAACGTCAAAAGCATCTACTGA
- a CDS encoding OmpA family protein has product MKRQPRVLAGTALGLLMASAPLGASPLQGNAVFGPLQHTAAPLILVQDDPAADGQQTDQELPRKKKRQQAEQAAPAAEQPAPAAEQPAPAAEEQQPRRKKRDQQQTEQAPAEQAAPAAEEQQPRKKKRNQQQQIEAAPADEGGAQAAPATDEQPLKPRKKKRDQQQIEAAPAEQPAEQVAPANEEQPLKPRKKKRDQQQIEAAPAEQPAQQPAEQAAPTEQVAPANDNKSGKKKRKQDQQIEAAPADKAPDVKVAPAGEPAPQAEPIQPPADQQAAPAEGEQPKDQAKKHGKKTVGEQPVTGEQQPATGEPQPAEQPANAEQPAQRETPAQGEATANPDEAPILDSQKDARRKHRKDQGGNSQNGDGQNGNGQNAGGQTGEQPAQGGTEAQAPKPAPVDQGPPPTDDKSAQQAIQPEKIAPVTEEKGKRVERAPDENVRDRRRPKGVDVVKELGDRVILQFNNQTIVESNDAPRMHRGARNVYYEELSGDRSREIVERDNGIQIVTIRNRNGDVIRRSRITPDGHEYVLSYVDERSYDDDNDWRDPGDDLPPMRLTIPRREYILDSEDVESPDDYYEFLEQPPVEKVQRLYSIDEVKRSARVRDIARRVDLDTLNFEFGSASISDAEVQKLEGVATAMEKLLKKNPAETFLIEGHTDAVGTPEANLALSDRRAESVAEALTNAFGIPPENLTTQGYGEEYLKVNTTAPNRENRRVGIRRITSLVAPVASNN; this is encoded by the coding sequence ATGAAACGCCAACCACGGGTACTGGCAGGTACGGCACTTGGCCTGCTTATGGCATCCGCGCCGTTGGGCGCATCCCCGTTGCAGGGCAACGCCGTTTTCGGCCCCTTGCAGCACACGGCCGCGCCACTGATCCTGGTCCAGGACGACCCTGCTGCAGATGGTCAGCAGACCGACCAGGAACTGCCGCGCAAAAAGAAACGCCAGCAGGCCGAACAGGCAGCGCCGGCCGCCGAGCAGCCTGCACCGGCTGCAGAGCAACCCGCCCCTGCCGCCGAGGAACAACAGCCGCGCAGGAAGAAGCGGGATCAGCAGCAGACCGAGCAGGCCCCGGCCGAACAGGCCGCACCTGCCGCCGAGGAACAGCAGCCGCGCAAAAAGAAGCGCAATCAACAGCAGCAGATCGAGGCGGCGCCTGCGGATGAGGGCGGCGCCCAGGCAGCGCCGGCGACCGATGAGCAGCCGCTCAAGCCACGCAAGAAGAAGCGTGACCAGCAGCAGATCGAGGCAGCACCGGCTGAACAACCGGCCGAACAGGTAGCTCCGGCAAATGAAGAACAGCCGCTAAAGCCACGCAAGAAGAAGCGCGACCAACAGCAGATCGAAGCGGCGCCCGCTGAACAGCCGGCCCAGCAGCCTGCCGAGCAGGCAGCGCCCACCGAACAGGTGGCGCCGGCAAACGACAACAAGTCGGGCAAGAAAAAGCGCAAGCAGGATCAGCAGATTGAGGCCGCGCCTGCCGACAAAGCGCCAGACGTCAAAGTTGCGCCTGCCGGAGAGCCCGCGCCGCAGGCCGAGCCGATTCAGCCCCCGGCCGATCAGCAAGCGGCTCCCGCCGAAGGTGAACAGCCGAAGGATCAGGCGAAAAAGCACGGCAAAAAAACTGTCGGCGAACAGCCGGTGACGGGCGAACAGCAGCCTGCGACCGGTGAACCACAGCCTGCGGAGCAACCGGCCAATGCCGAGCAGCCCGCGCAACGTGAGACGCCGGCGCAAGGCGAAGCCACGGCCAACCCCGACGAAGCACCCATCCTGGACAGCCAGAAGGATGCCAGGCGCAAGCACCGCAAGGACCAGGGCGGCAACAGCCAGAATGGCGACGGCCAAAATGGGAACGGCCAGAATGCTGGCGGCCAGACGGGCGAGCAGCCCGCGCAGGGCGGCACCGAGGCGCAAGCCCCGAAGCCGGCTCCGGTCGACCAGGGACCGCCGCCCACCGACGACAAGTCAGCTCAGCAGGCAATTCAGCCAGAAAAGATCGCCCCGGTGACGGAGGAAAAAGGCAAACGCGTCGAGCGTGCACCCGATGAGAACGTCCGCGACCGCCGGCGTCCGAAAGGCGTCGACGTCGTCAAGGAACTCGGCGACCGCGTCATCCTGCAGTTCAACAACCAGACGATCGTGGAAAGCAATGACGCTCCGCGCATGCACCGCGGCGCCAGGAATGTTTACTATGAGGAACTGTCGGGCGATCGCTCTCGGGAAATCGTCGAGCGCGACAATGGCATCCAGATCGTCACCATCCGCAACCGCAATGGCGACGTCATCAGGCGATCGCGCATCACGCCGGATGGGCACGAATATGTGCTGAGCTATGTCGACGAGCGCAGCTATGACGACGACAATGACTGGCGCGATCCCGGTGACGACCTGCCGCCGATGCGGCTCACCATCCCGCGCCGCGAGTACATCCTCGATTCGGAAGATGTCGAAAGCCCGGACGATTATTACGAGTTCCTCGAACAACCGCCGGTGGAGAAGGTCCAGCGCCTCTATTCCATCGACGAAGTGAAGCGTTCGGCGCGCGTGCGCGACATTGCCCGTCGCGTCGACCTCGATACATTGAACTTCGAGTTCGGCTCGGCCTCGATATCCGACGCCGAAGTGCAGAAACTGGAAGGCGTCGCCACGGCCATGGAGAAACTGTTGAAGAAGAACCCGGCCGAAACCTTCCTGATCGAAGGCCACACCGATGCGGTTGGCACGCCGGAAGCAAACCTTGCTCTGTCCGACCGGCGCGCTGAGTCTGTCGCCGAAGCGCTGACCAATGCCTTCGGGATCCCGCCGGAAAACCTGACCACTCAGGGCTATGGCGAGGAATACCTGAAGGTCAACACCACGGCGCCCAACCGCGAGAACCGCCGTGTCGGCATCCGTCGCATCACCTCGCTGGTGGCACCGGTGGCGAGTAACAATTGA
- a CDS encoding ABC transporter permease, which yields MNVTSAGVGASPKRAHNSTWKDVALANGSVVSIALFFIVVCVVFSLITGSFLTTPNLLNIARQSAPLLIVAATMTFVITTGGIDLSVGSVLALTATLSAVFLQADLPWPLVVIAMLALGAAIGALHGFFIAYERIPPFIVTLAGLSVIRGVALLITGGYSIPVEPTSFFVNIGRAWFLGVPVPALLALVVLIIAYLAFNQTPFGRYVTGIGANTEAVRRAGVDTRFMTLFVYILSGMAAAVAGIILAARLGSGSSNAGQGFELDVIAAVVLGGTSLFGGRGTIIGTVLGALTVAVIGNGLILAHMSPFLTPIVTGTIILVAIWLNFRLFKGATRSR from the coding sequence ATGAACGTTACCTCCGCCGGTGTTGGCGCCTCGCCCAAACGCGCTCACAACAGCACGTGGAAGGATGTGGCGTTAGCCAATGGCAGCGTCGTCTCGATTGCGCTGTTCTTCATCGTCGTCTGCGTGGTCTTCTCGCTGATCACCGGTTCCTTCCTGACGACGCCCAATCTGCTCAACATCGCGCGCCAGTCGGCGCCGCTGCTGATCGTTGCGGCCACGATGACCTTCGTCATCACCACCGGCGGCATCGACCTCTCGGTCGGCTCCGTGCTGGCGCTGACGGCAACGCTGTCGGCGGTTTTCCTGCAGGCCGACCTGCCATGGCCGCTGGTCGTCATTGCCATGCTGGCGCTTGGTGCTGCGATCGGCGCCTTGCACGGCTTCTTCATCGCCTACGAGCGGATACCGCCCTTCATCGTCACCCTTGCCGGGCTCTCCGTCATCCGCGGCGTGGCGTTGCTGATCACCGGCGGCTATTCGATCCCGGTCGAACCGACCAGCTTCTTCGTCAACATCGGCAGGGCCTGGTTTCTCGGCGTGCCGGTACCGGCGCTGCTCGCCCTTGTCGTGCTGATCATTGCCTATCTCGCCTTCAACCAGACGCCGTTCGGCCGCTATGTCACCGGCATCGGCGCCAATACAGAGGCCGTGCGCCGAGCCGGTGTCGATACGCGCTTCATGACGCTCTTCGTCTACATCCTGTCGGGCATGGCGGCGGCGGTGGCCGGCATCATCCTCGCCGCCCGGCTCGGTTCCGGCTCGTCGAATGCCGGCCAGGGGTTCGAGCTCGATGTCATCGCCGCCGTGGTGCTTGGCGGCACCAGTCTGTTCGGCGGGCGCGGTACGATCATCGGCACTGTGCTCGGCGCGTTGACCGTCGCGGTCATCGGCAACGGCTTGATCCTTGCGCATATGTCGCCCTTCCTGACGCCGATCGTTACCGGCACAATCATCCTCGTTGCCATCTGGCTGAATTTCCGCCTGTTCAAGGGCGCAACGCGGAGCCGCTGA
- a CDS encoding SIMPL domain-containing protein, whose protein sequence is MTRHILPLALAAAIAFPAMASAADSLPPPRIIVSGEGQSTVAPDLALLTLSVMREAKTARAALDANNDAMAAVIAAMKSAGIKDRDLQTAGIQINPRYNYTNKPDGSQEAELVAYQVTNTLSVRIRDIDKTGEVLDKAVSLGVNQGGGISFSNEDPKAAVTEARKKAVADAMAKAKTLAEAAGVSIGRVLEITDQNVAPAPMPINAKAFDAAGAAVPVQAGENAYAVQVTVTFELK, encoded by the coding sequence ATGACCAGACATATTTTGCCGCTCGCACTTGCCGCCGCGATCGCTTTTCCGGCGATGGCAAGCGCTGCCGATTCGCTGCCCCCGCCCCGCATCATCGTGTCGGGTGAAGGCCAGTCGACCGTGGCGCCCGACCTGGCGCTGCTGACGCTCAGCGTCATGCGCGAGGCCAAGACCGCACGCGCGGCACTCGACGCCAACAACGACGCCATGGCCGCCGTGATCGCGGCAATGAAGTCGGCAGGGATCAAGGATCGCGACCTGCAGACCGCCGGCATCCAGATCAACCCGCGTTACAATTACACCAACAAACCCGACGGCAGCCAGGAAGCCGAGCTTGTCGCTTACCAGGTGACCAACACACTCTCGGTGCGCATTCGCGACATCGACAAAACAGGTGAGGTTCTCGACAAGGCTGTGTCGCTCGGCGTCAACCAGGGCGGCGGCATTTCGTTCTCCAACGAGGATCCGAAGGCTGCCGTCACCGAAGCCCGCAAGAAGGCGGTCGCCGATGCCATGGCCAAGGCCAAGACGCTGGCCGAAGCCGCCGGCGTCAGCATCGGCCGGGTGCTGGAAATCACCGACCAGAACGTTGCGCCGGCGCCGATGCCGATCAATGCCAAGGCCTTCGATGCGGCAGGCGCCGCGGTTCCCGTGCAGGCCGGCGAGAATGCCTACGCCGTGCAGGTAACAGTGACATTCGAGCTTAAGTAG
- a CDS encoding cupin domain-containing protein, with the protein MNKMDTQNSKGGDERSTATSLLRLGIRLKLSRQTRGLTLKALAAAANCSESLLSKVENGKVSPSLPMLHRLVEVLGTNIGWMFEESDGEEGIVFRAGSRPLIALDPLRRGEGISLERVIPYSPGHLLQCNIHHIEAGGESAGPIQHAGEEVGYLLEGAIELMVGEKTFRLSAGDSFVFNSELPHWYRNVGDERASIFWVNTPATF; encoded by the coding sequence ATGAACAAGATGGACACCCAAAACAGCAAGGGCGGCGACGAGCGCTCGACCGCCACCAGCCTTCTGCGGCTCGGCATACGGTTGAAACTCTCCCGGCAGACGCGTGGGCTGACCTTGAAGGCGCTAGCTGCCGCCGCGAACTGCTCTGAAAGCCTGCTTTCCAAGGTCGAGAACGGCAAGGTCTCGCCCTCGCTTCCCATGCTGCACCGGCTTGTCGAGGTGCTTGGCACCAACATTGGCTGGATGTTCGAGGAATCCGATGGTGAGGAAGGCATCGTCTTTCGGGCTGGATCGCGGCCGTTGATCGCGCTCGATCCGCTTCGGCGCGGCGAAGGCATTTCGCTCGAGCGCGTCATTCCGTATTCGCCCGGCCATCTCCTGCAGTGCAACATCCATCACATCGAGGCGGGAGGTGAGAGCGCCGGCCCTATCCAGCACGCTGGCGAGGAAGTCGGCTACCTCCTGGAAGGTGCGATCGAATTGATGGTCGGCGAAAAGACGTTTCGCCTGTCGGCCGGCGATTCCTTCGTCTTCAATTCCGAACTGCCGCACTGGTACCGCAATGTCGGCGACGAACGCGCCAGCATTTTCTGGGTGAACACGCCGGCAACATTCTGA
- a CDS encoding glutamine amidotransferase codes for MSRKKVLLAGESWVSTATHIKGFDQFPTVTYHTGADELLAALKDSLFDVTFMPAHEAQRNFPQTMEALSAYDAVVLSDLGANTLLLHPDTWIHSKPTPNRLRLLRDYVGNGGGLLMFGGYYSFQGINGGARYHKTPVEDVLPVMCLPVDDRVEVPEGYAPVVVGPQTHPILKGLGKDWPILLGFNEVTVKDGSEVLATVSSDYRSLPLLVAGKYGRGRTVAWTSDVGPHWLPPGFIAWNGYKTLFEQMLGWATARD; via the coding sequence ATGTCCAGGAAGAAGGTTCTTCTCGCAGGCGAGTCCTGGGTCTCGACCGCGACCCACATCAAAGGCTTCGATCAGTTTCCCACCGTGACATATCACACCGGTGCCGATGAGTTGCTGGCCGCGCTGAAGGACAGCCTGTTCGACGTCACCTTCATGCCGGCGCATGAGGCACAGCGGAACTTCCCGCAGACCATGGAAGCGCTTTCGGCCTATGACGCGGTCGTGCTCTCCGATCTTGGGGCCAACACGCTGCTGCTTCACCCCGATACCTGGATCCACTCCAAACCAACGCCGAACCGGCTGCGCCTGTTGCGCGACTATGTCGGCAATGGCGGCGGCCTGTTGATGTTCGGCGGCTATTACAGCTTTCAGGGCATCAATGGCGGCGCGCGCTATCACAAGACGCCGGTTGAGGACGTTCTGCCGGTCATGTGCCTGCCGGTGGACGACCGTGTCGAGGTTCCAGAAGGCTATGCGCCGGTCGTCGTCGGCCCGCAGACCCATCCGATCCTCAAGGGCCTCGGCAAGGATTGGCCGATCCTGCTTGGCTTCAACGAGGTCACGGTCAAGGACGGTTCGGAAGTTCTCGCCACCGTGTCCTCCGACTACCGTTCGCTGCCACTGCTGGTGGCCGGCAAATATGGCCGGGGCCGCACTGTCGCCTGGACCTCGGATGTAGGGCCGCATTGGCTGCCGCCGGGCTTCATCGCCTGGAATGGCTACAAGACGTTGTTCGAACAGATGCTAGGCTGGGCAACGGCCAGGGATTAG